Genomic segment of Vairimorpha necatrix chromosome 4, complete sequence:
tttttatagttaaaataaatattaaagataCCAAAAACCTAAAAGCGgtttaagaatttttttttaatttaaaaatgtgaTAGACATTAggaattttttgtatttgtaTAAGTATTTACCAGTTTATTGAATTCACTAAttaattgataaattatttattttgtaaatatataaaaatatcaaaacaaACATAAATTAAGGATTTTCTGCTATATTCAATCTTTAAGaagtaatttttaatttgaatataattTGTCGAAAGTATAACATGTCAAATCTcatctttttatatcaaaCGACAATTGACTCGagatatttgatatttgaACTATAATTtcagtaaaaaaataaacccaTGTAACTAATAACAGTTTGGCGTACAAcatatatgataaaaacAAAGCAAAAATTTCGACAATTATTTATTCGATAGTGTGATGTATATTACTACATCACAAGGACAGAGGCTTTAAACATCATCTGTCACATATGTTTGAAGAAATGCCAACATCTCAAGTAGTCTGTCAAGACGAGTCACAGAAAAAACAAACGAAAGACATATGGTCGTTACTACATTCATAAGTACGCCAATGTTTGTATTTGGTGTAAgaacaaataataaattttattgggGGCATGCTTTGTGTAGTTAATACTTCTAATTTCACAAGGATAGGTTCCGTGTTAACGTCTCCTGCTTGTAGGTAGCTTCCGGCTTCATATTCCTTTCCACATCAGCTTCGTTTTTTCTCCTCCGGTAGTCCAGAGAAATGCTTTTGGCGGGATCATCAGGATGTATGCTTCTACCTTCTTAGGGATTCCAAGTCTTGTGGTATATGATTTGTGGACCTTAGTCACTATTGTTTCAAGTGATTATGTAGGGAATTATAtctgttttaaaaccaTATTTAAGCCCAGTTCGTTCGCAAGGACATCATACTTTCTTAAATTATCGTTTTCTACTTGCTGTAGATTCTCTTGTGATGTAAAACCCATTTCGATTATTCTGATCAATTTGTTCTTTTTATCTACTACgacaatttttatttgattatcTTTAATCTTTATGTCTGTTTTCACCGTCGTGACTATTCCATTTCCACTTCTTTGCGGCAACTATCTGTTGTACTAAGTGGTTTCTTAATCTCTTCTTAGGCTGCactttatgttttttacacAGTAGTAGGTGGATGCATTTCACTATTTCATTATGCCTTCTCATATAATCGTGTCCTAGCATTTTTCGCACCTTGTCGCTAGGTGATCCACGGTCTTTGCTGATTTATTGCAATGGGGGCAGGTTCCAATCGATccattaaatatatttcggTCTTGTAGGGCACATAGCTTACTTTCTGTCCTAGTACTCGTGTTACCTACTTTAAACCATAGTGATGACTTTTTGATGTCgactattatattttcttttgccCTAAACAACTTTATATGTTCTATTTAGTATTTATGTTGTTGTATAGGGTAGTTAGCTGAGCCTCGCCAATGATTTCTGTTACACATCTATTAgcttatatttttcctGGGCGGATGCTTTGATTAGCGAAAAGTgagttttcttttttttcctGGTTTAATATAAGTGATCGTCTTCTAAAATAGATTTAGATAGATTGTTCGAAGTCCGTCCATAGTTTGAGTACTGTCTTCACTTTTAAATACTGCGCTAGTTAGTCCTCTTCCAAGCGCATCGCGGGGAAAATATAGCCTTTCTTTACATGTCGGCTGTGAATGACCTCCATGTACATTCAATGAAATTCTAATAAAAGAGTCTATCTCCTCAAATATCTTTGGTTATAAAACTAGCTCTCCGACATAATAGTTTATAAGTGAAATAGCAAATTCATAAAATGATTATGTGGTGTTCTTGGCGTTAAGAACTGTATTAAAAGTTATTCTTACTCGtgacttattttttttttaatgagtTTAATTGTACTATCACTTGGTTTGTTTTCTCCGGTAGAACTCCTAggtatttatattcatcATCCGGCCCATAATAGACATTTGTGCTGCTGATATCGCAGAATTCTTTTCATTCTGTTATATAATGACCACATAACATCTCGATTTTTATAGGatgtattaaataattataaattattttcccTCCTTCACATTTTATAAGTATTTTATCTTAAGCCTCCACAAGAagaaatgaatttaatgGAGACGTACtcaaataaaactattaaTCATAAAACATATGAAAGCCTGCCAAGGACAGACGGCAAAACATACAGTTATTTAGAGTATTATTTTAGAACAAGCCGCATACCTGTGCAGCATGCCACATTCATTTCTAGCACAACtgctttaaaaattttcattatttctGCTATCATTACTGCTAAtgtttcttctttttctaCTACTAGTTTTAAAtcgtttataaaaagaaagtGGTTTGGACAATAGGACTCCAAATTTTCTAAGTTTATACTTACCTTAGGATAAGTATTATTCAGTTTTTTAGATAACTTGTTCATTGCCAGTACGAAAAATAAGGGCGACAGACTGTTTCCTTGAAAGATTCCTTTttcgatatttttttcataaatttcttattagCACAAGAATATCTGTCTCCCAGCTGTTCATAATAAACGAgataaatttgattatccatctttttattttcagcCCTTTTAAGGTccttttcaaatatttatgttcTACGCCGTCGAAAGCTTTCTACATCAATCCACGCAATCTTAAGCTTACAGTCGTACTCGTCATTGATTTCTATATTAATCATAACTTGCTCTTTGGCTCCTTGTATGATACTTCTGCGCCCTAGCTGTTTTTCTGCCCAaatttctcttttattaatttctttctGTAAGCATTAGGTTGCACATTTAATGTGAGCTTGTACAGATTTGACATGCATGTTATTAAAGGAACTCCGATCCTTTTTCACATTTATCTTTCGGTATTAGGTAGGCCAGTCCCTTACACCTTTCCTTTTCTAAGCTGTTATTAATACACGCGTCTTTTATCATTCTGTACATATGCCGTGTAGTGATTCtatcttctttataaagaaattttaaatttcatctGCCCCAGGAGATTTCCAATTGGGTAAGAATTTGCTTATTTGCCTAAATTCTTCGTAATCTAAAACATATCCCGTTCTGGGCTTTTCTCTACGTAGTGCTCATCGATATATTCTAAATATGAGGTTTCTTCCCTTTCTTCTGGGAGTTTCCACATCTCGCCccaaaaattacaaatttcttcttctgatgttttaatttctatttttttgtcttcGTTTAAATCTCTGTAAAACTTAGCTCTATATAATTCAAACGTCCTATTGGTTCTTTTGAAATTTAGACGATTCTCAAAACAacatatctttttttttgtatattttcgAGTTTTCTTGCAATTCTGCTATCACTTCCTATATGTTGTTCCTACTGCTTAAACCCTTACCCGTGTCCCTCATTATAGCCTTTGCTAATTTTTGTTCCTCAAATTTTAtgtgtttattttcttcttagAACTTTTCTATTAGTGTTTTCTTCTCATCAcacatatttattttcttagcTATATTTTCCTTCTAAGTAGGTTTTAAACTTAGTTGAGCGactcatttttataaacaatcTGTGATGATTGCAGAATTCTTACAATGTCTGTTAAACGATCGAGAGGGTATAACTTCACATACTCACACACTGATGTATTAATAAGTCTATTAGTTTAGAGTTAACCATTTCActagaaattttatctgTTCTTTCTATTTCTTTTCCTTCTAAACTTTTATAGCAGACAAACAACAAGTTTCTAATATTCCCACACGAAGCCGCATCTTTCAAGCTACATTCTTCTACTAAGTCTTTTATCTTTTCGCTCTTTTGCTCGTTTGTGGTTGTGCAAGAAATTTTCTATTGCTTGTAGGTTGGCCGGTTTCTGTTGTCAATCTTGCCCTAGCTTTCTGCTTCAGTTCTTGCAAGATAAGTGGATTCGAGCTAAATTTACCATTTATACGTCAAGTGTGAGATCTTATTCTTCTCTTGGCATCCATCCGAAACGCTGGAGAATTGCCTCCAGCATTCTTCCGAGCCACTCGTTATATTCGATTCCACGGATGTGAGCAGAGACTTTAGAGACACAAGACGCTCACCCATATCATGTATTGCCTGTATACCATCTTCAGTTCCTTCTTGCCTTGTATAGTGTTCGTTTAtatctctttttttcttcttggaggtttttgttttcatttCGCACCTTTTTACCCTTCATTTACAGAGTTTGAAATAAGATTTACGTATGttctataaattacaaCTCACTTACAAACTGGCGTGCTGCACAGGGAAGCGGCTTGTTCTAAAGTAATACTCTATATAACTATATGTTTGCCCGTCTGTCCCTGGCAGgtttttataagttttattgatattttgattatatttaatgttttcCTTGGGAATTATTCCTTTTTTGGgcacaaaataaaattttttaaaaataagaaggaGGGAAAATACTtgataattgtaaaatacATCCTATTAGAAATAGATATGATTATGTGGCCATAATACCacacaaaaaaacattgaTTTTTTGGCAAAAATAactgtaaaaaatttattaaatattactCCCTGAAAATCTACCCATGAAGATAGGTAAATCTTCTATACTAGAAGGGGTGTTATTGTCTGAAATTGTTTTGACTATGTAGAATATAAATGGCCTATTAAAGTTTATGGTCATTTTTGGTAGAATATTCAAACTAAGTCTTGCGAATGTAGAGGTCACAGAAGCTCCTTCTGTTCCTTTTTCGTTGACATCAATTACAGCAACATGAAATAATTCCGGATTACCGAAAGGAACCCCACTAAACATGTTTAAGAAACTTGGATtagtaaatatttcttgtaATTTCTCCATTTTCATTTCCCTAATGATATCaatttctgttttaaaCTTGAATTTAGGTATTCTAATTTCTACATCATAtagtttcatttttaacaaGAGTTTAGAgatttcaatattttcaatattaaggtcttcttttttgtttgatTTAGGCAAAATTCCTAAAAACGAATAATTATGATCTGCATAAGGAATTTGTACTGCTTGATATCCGTCCGTTTCAAAAGCTCTAAACTCTTTACTTATTTTCATCATTGGAACTTGAATTTTCATTTCTCCATCAGCAAAATCTCGATTTTCGTGTTCAATTTCAAATGGTAATTTCcatgataatttaaaatacataGTATTGACTATCAAAGCTAGTAAATTTCCGGGCAGTtcatcaaataaattttcaatcaAACCATTGGTATTGGTTTTTACTgtttcatttataatgtttaaaatttcttctgtTTTTGTAGGGTCAAATGTTTGAGAttctgttttaaaatatttctttattatttcttcaaaTAAAGGTATCATTTTGATTtgattattgtaaaaaacatagttgtttaattttaacGTAGAACTACCGGCAATAGAATCATCTGGTGAAATGTGTAACTGATGATTAATCTTATAGATATCatcattaaatttatcgGTATTATCTTCATAGTACAAAAATTCTTCcatcatattttttgtgttaTTAGTGGAAccatttaataatataccAAGTATGTTTATTATCGAATAAGGAGAAAATACAAAAGTCCCTCTTTGTTGCTCTAACAAATAGCTAAACATGTCTGAAGATGTCTTTATTATGTTATcagttaaaattttcatgtAAGGGGccatataaattttcattataaattatttttttaatagaaGTTAACATGTAATAAACCtcatattttctataaaaacatatacaTCCGACGATTggcaatattttttctaaaaaatagttAAACGACATAattgtaaacaaatatGTCATAATATGACGCAaaacataaacaaaaccaaattttttattttaacacACCActtcaaattaaaaagtttactGGAAGTATTCTTTATCCAACAAATAATCGAATCATTCCCAAAATTATTAagtcatataaaaaacaagcaTCTGAATTCGTTGGTCTTTTATCTCCGTTCCCACcgatattaaaattttcatcgTTAGTTGAATCTGTATTTTCTCCgttattattgttttcgAATATACtccaaatat
This window contains:
- a CDS encoding reverse transcriptase, coding for MSNLEIWAEKQLGRRSIIQGAKEQVMINIEINDEYDCKLKIAWIDVESFRRQIYEKNIEKGIFQGNSLSPLFFVLAMNKLSKKLNNTYPKVSINLENLESYCPNHFLFINDLKLVVEKEETLAVMIAEIMKIFKAVVLEMNVACCTGMRLVLK
- a CDS encoding alpha-1-antitrypsin-like protein — encoded protein: MKILTDNIIKTSSDMFSYLLEQQRGTFVFSPYSIINILGILLNGSTNNTKNMMEEFLYYEDNTDKFNDDIYKINHQLHISPDDSIAGSSTLKLNNYVFYNNQIKMIPLFEEIIKKYFKTESQTFDPTKTEEILNIINETVKTNTNGLIENLFDELPGNLLALIVNTMYFKLSWKLPFEIEHENRDFADGEMKIQVPMMKISKEFRAFETDGYQAVQIPYADHNYSFLGILPKSNKKEDLNIENIEISKLLLKMKLYDVEIRIPKFKFKTEIDIIREMKMEKLQEIFTNPSFLNMFSGVPFGNPELFHVAVIDVNEKGTEGASVTSTFARLSLNILPKMTINFNRPFIFYIVKTISDNNTPSSIEDLPIFMGRFSGNINEHYTRQEGTEDGIQAIHDMDLVEECSLKDAASCGNIRNLLFVCYKSLEGKEIERTDKISSEMVNSKLIDLLIHQCVSMTFELYRAKFYRDLNEDKKIEIKTSEEEICNFWGEMWKLPEEREETSYLEYIDEHYVEKSPERDMF